Genomic window (Streptomyces yatensis):
GCAGCAATCGTGGGCAGGTCGGGAGGCCGACCGCTCGTCATGCGCTAGCCCTGGGTAACAGGGGTGTCCTGCGGTTCGGAGGGGGCGAGGAGATAGGAATGGAGCTGGCCGAGCATTTCGGCGATGCCTTCCCGGTCGGCGCGGTAGCGGACCAATTTGCCGCTGCGCGTCGACTGGAGCAGGCCGCCGCGCCGGAGGACCGCGAGGTGCTCGGAGGTGGTCGACGGGCCGAGCCCGGCGCGCTCGGCAACCTCACCGACGGTCAGTTCCTCCCCGTCGCGAAGTGTGCGAAGAGCCTCTGGCGGTTCCGCTGGCCAGCACCTTGAGGAAGACCTGGAGGTCATCGCCGGGTACGGCGGCCTCGGGCCGTATCGCCCGCCCCGTACCGAAGTCCGCCCGCCCGGACACCCGCTCGCCGGCCGCCTATGGGAGCTCGTCCGGGGCCCGGTACGGGCGGGGGACGCGGAGCGGCCGGTACAGATCGAACTCGGCCGGGGGGGATGTCCAGGGCTGAGCAAGCCTCGCGGACGACGTCCCGTTCGCTCTCGTCGAAGTAGCCGTCGGCGCAACTGATGACGTTGCCGATCTAGACGACGGCCCGCGCCTCGGCGGGCCTCCGCTTCGCCTTGCCGATCTCCCGCATGGCGCTCGCCGTCCCGAGGGCGAAGTCCGTGGTGAGCTCGTCGAGGTGGTCCTCGAAGCGGCGGTGCAGATCATCCGGTGGGAAGTTCTGGAGCACGTCGTTGGTGGCGATGAGCTGGGCGACGCACTGCCGCTCGGACGGGTCGATCGTGCCGTCCGCCGCCGCCACCAAGGCGCACATGGCCATGCTCGCGTCCCGGAACGCCGCGCTCTGCAACTCATGCTTTTTCGCCGTGAGCTGAGCCTGCATCGTCTGAACCGAGTCTTTGAGGCGGTCCCACAGCGTCATCTGCATCTCCTTCTCAGTAGTACCTCCATTGTGGGGAGAAAACAGAATCTACAGATTTGTAGAGCCCCTCGCGGGCCGCAGCGGCACCCTCGCTTCCCCTGGCTTCAAATGATCGGTTGCGGCGCACCCACGCTTCTACAGTGCTGTAGATTTACGGCCGGATCCGGCAGTGGCGACAGCAGAAACCTACTTCTGCGAGCGTTCACGCCTGCCCACCCCGTGTGTTGGTCACCTGAACCCCAGGAGCTGTGCCCTGTGACTGTGAGCCTGTCCAAAGGCGGCAATCTCTCCCTCACCCGCTCCCAGCCCGGCATCGCCAGCGTCGTCGCGGGCCTCGGCTGGAAGGTGAACACCGGCCCCGGGGACGTGGACCTCGATGCGAGCGCCCTCGTACTGGGGGCAGACGGCCGGGTCCTGTCGGACCAGCACTTCGTCTTCTTCAACAACCGGGCAACTCCCGAAAACGCCGTTCGGCACACCGGTGACAACAGGACCGGCGAGGGTGAGGGAGATGGTGGGCATCGCCAAGGACTACGGCGTCAATGTGTGAGAGCCTCCAGCCGCTGACGTGACACTGCGGTGCGGTCACACCGCGACCACCTGGCGAATCGCCGGTTGGTCATACCTACGGGTTGCCCAACCGTTCACACAACGCTGCGGTCACTGACCGCGGAATAAGAGGCATCCGTGAGCACGGTCGACGAGGTGGGCACAACGGCACCACGGAGCCGTTGGCCAGGCAGATGTCTTCGGCCGCAGGGCATGGTCGACCTGCGCGGGAGGGAGGACGCCCCCGCCGTCCTGGTCTACCCGGCCAACGCCGTGGTGGTCGTCTCCGGCCTGCCCGGAAGCGGGAAGAGCACGTTGATGGAACGCTGGTCCAATGCGGCGCCCGCCATCGATCCGAGGGCGGTCCGCCTCGCATGCGAGGCGGCCATGCCCGATTGGCTGCCGTACGGCGTATACCGACCCTGGGCTCGACTCAGGCATTTCCAATGGCTGCGTCGGCGGATTCGCCGCATGTCCCCGCTGCTGGTGCACGACTGCGGCAGCCGACCCTGGCTCCGTCGGTGGCTGGCCCGGCACAGCCGGCGGGAGCAACGGGAGCTGCACGTGGTGCTCTTGGACGTGGGGGTGGACGAGGCGCTGACGGGGCAGAAGGCGCGGGGCCGGTGGGCTCCACCATGCGTCTTCGCCCGGCACCAGCGGGGTCTTGACCGCCTGCTGCGCGCGGTGTCCGGGCCTGACACGGCATACCCGGACGACGCCGTGAGGCCGGTCCCCGAACCGGTGGCGGAAGCGGCTTCCATGGTTCTGCTCGACCGGATATCGCGAAAGCACGTGGGAGCAGCGGTGTTCGGCCTGTTGCCATAGGTGGTTACGGGGCAGCCTCGGGCGCGGGAGGTCGCGGCCGCGGACCAGGAATCTCCCTGCGCCATGCCCCGTCACCGCGGCTTCGGGTGGCAGCTCAGAATGTAGTGGAAGCGAGATGGTGGACGGTACTGTCGCGCCCAAGGTGCACGCCCTCGTGGAGGGTTCCCGCCGGGTCGTCGACTCGGGCTGGTTCGGTGTGGTGGTCTTCAGCGTCATCATGGCCAATGCCGCGGTCCTCGGCGTCGAGACGTACAGCGGCGTGGTGGAGGACTGGCACACTGAACTGAAGGCGCTGGAACACGGGTTCTTGGCGATCTTCACAGCCGAGATCCTTTTGCGGATAGTGGCCCACGGGGACCGGCCTGGGGACTTCTTCCGCGATCCCTGGAACCTGTTCGACGTGGCGGTCGTGGCGCTGGCCTTCCTGCCCGTCACACGCGAGAACGCGACGGTTCTGCGGCTGCTGCGCCTGGCACGGGTGCTGCGGGCCGCGCGGTTCCTGCCACAGATACGGGTGGTGATCACGGCCATCGGCAAGAGCCTGCCCGGCACCCTGAGTTTCCTGCTGGTCGGCACTCTGCTGCTGTATGTGTACGCCATGGTCGGCTGGGTGTTCTTCGCCGATGACGACCCGGAGCACTACGGCTCGATCGGTCGGGCTGTCCTGACGCTCTTCTTGCTCATCACCCTGGACGGGCTGGGGGACGCGGTACGGGCGGGACTGGAGATCTCCCGCTGGACCATCGTCTACTTCGCCTCGTTCGTGCTGCTGGGTTCGTTCGTCCTGGTGAACCTGCTCATCGGCGTTGTCATCAACTCCCTCGAGGAAGCCCGCGCCATGGAGGAAGCAGAGAAGGCCGAACCGCCGGGCCCCGCACCCATCGGACCCACTCCGGAGCCGCTGCGTGCAAGGATCGCGGCCGCCCGGCAGGCCCTGGACGACCTCGAAGCGGACTTGGGCACCACGCGCGGTGCCTGCCAATGTCTGGCGCCGGCCGACGAGGATGAGGGGCGACGGGCTCGCGTCCCGGGCGGATAGGCGCGGCGTAAGCCCCATGATGAGAACAGGCCGCACGATGACGTGCCGACCAGGCCACACCAGCGCCGTACCCGACCCGCCCCTCCTGGCGGAATCAGCGCGGTCCGGCGCCGCCGCTCCCGCTGCCCGGCTCGGTGTCCGTTGTCCGGGAGCTGATCACGTCGCCGGGCTGAGCCTGGATCACCCTCGGACCGGAGCGGTCCCGCTGACTGTCGTCATCGGATGCCATCGCCTTGGCTTCGCTCTTGAAGATACGGGCCGACTTGCCCATGGAACGGACCAGTTCGGGGAGCTTCTTGGCACCGATAACGACAATGACGACGATGAGGAGGAGGGCCAGCTCGCTTATCCCTAGCACGGGGGCCTGCTTTCTCCATGGATGGTGGGGTGGTGGCGTCGCAGCACGCCGAGACATCGCGGCGGGCCCTTTTGAACGCGGCTCTGGTGCTCGATGAACCGCGATAAAAATCTACAGCACTGTAGATGTCCGTGGGTGGGGCGCGGACAGGGACAGTGGAAGTGCCGCTGGTGGGCGGGTGATTACGCTGCGGGCATGACGGCGGTTGACAAGAGTGATCTGACGGGGCGGGCACGGTTGCGGGACGCGGCGCTGGAACTGTTCGCCGAGCACGGTTTCGAGGCGACGTCGACGCGAGCGGTGGCAGCGGCCGCGGGGCTGTCGCCGGCGCTGGTGACCCGGCACTTCGGCTCAAAGGAGGGGCTGCGAGCGGCCGTTGACGAGCACGTGCTGGACCGGATCGGCAAGGGGCTGGCCGAGTTGGATCCGGATGTCGGGCTGATGGAGTCACTCGGCAAGGCGTCGGCCCAGCTCTTCGGGGCGGACCCGGTGCTGCGCGGCTACCTGCGGCACATCCTGCTGGAGGACAGCGCGGCCAGTGCTCAGCTGTTCGGTCGGCTGCTGAGCGGAGCCCGAGCGGAGGTGCGGCGGCTGTCAGCGGAGTACGGCAAGCAGGCACCGGTCGCCGAGTGGGCCCCGTTCCAGGTGCTGTGCCTGGTTCTCGGACCCCTGCTGCTGGAGCGGGTGATGCAGCCCCATCACCAAGAGCCGATGTTCGATCCGCAGGTACTGGCCCAGCGCAGTGCGGCCAATCAGCGCGTGCTCCTACAGGGGTTCTACGGCTCACTGGAGGACGGAGCGGGGGGATAACCCCAGTGCGTTGGTGTACACATGTTGAGCATTCTCTACACATGTACACAACCGACGCCGGTACGTATCCCTCTGCGGTACCTCCCGTTCATCGCCTGAACTGGCTGGACAACTTACGGATCGCGCTGACGGTGCTGGTCGTGGTGCACCATGCTGCCCAGCCCTATGGCCCCGCCGACTGGTGGTACGTCGAAGGACAGCCGCACACACCTGCCCTGACCACCTTGTCCGCGGTCGACGGCTCGTTCTTCATGAGCCTGTTCTTCTTCGTCTCCGCCGTCTTCCAGCCCGGCTCCTATCGGCGCAGCGGCGCCCGACGGTTCCTGAGAAGCCGACTGATCCGGCTCGGTATCCCTGTGGTGGTCGGCGCGCTGACGATCGTGCCCGGTCTGATGTACGCGTACTACGTCCACTACCGCGGCTACCCGCCCCTCTCCTTCCCGCGCTACTTCACCGACATCTACCTCGGCTTGGGGGAAAAGCCTGCGGACTGGACGGGGCCGTCCTGGCCGGACCTGCAGTTCGGGCATCTGTGGTTCATCCAGAACCTGTTGGCCTACACCGTGCTGTACGTCGTCTGCAGCCGGGCCGGCCGTGCGCTGCGGCGCCTCCGACGCGACACCCGGATTCGCGAACAGCGCCCAGCACCCGGACATGGGACGCTGCTGTGGCTGACCGCCGCGATAGCAGCCGCCACCTTCCTCATTCGACTGAGGTACCCGCTGGACACATGGATTCCCCTGCTCGACTTCCTACAGATCGAGCCCGCCCGGGTGCCTCAGTACGCGGCCTTCTTCATCCTCGGTGTGCTCGCCCATCGATATGACTGGCTGGAGAGGTTCAACGCCTGCGTCGGATGGACATGGCTGGGCAGCGGCTTGGCCGGAGTCGCCGTGCTGTTCCTGATCGGCGCGGACGCCGACTGCTTCGGTCCTGGCGGCTTCAACGGGCCCGCCCTGGCGTGGGCGGCGTACGACAGCGCGCTGTGCGTGACCCTGTGCGTCGGGCTGCTCACCCTCTTCCGGGAAGTGGTCACCGGCAGCAGCCGCCTGTCGGCGGAACTGGCGGCGGACTCCTACGCCGTGTACATCGCTCATGTGCCGTTGGTCGTCA
Coding sequences:
- a CDS encoding ArsR/SmtB family transcription factor; this encodes MTSRSSSRCWPAEPPEALRTLRDGEELTVGEVAERAGLGPSTTSEHLAVLRRGGLLQSTRSGKLVRYRADREGIAEMLGQLHSYLLAPSEPQDTPVTQG
- a CDS encoding ATP-binding protein, which codes for MVDLRGREDAPAVLVYPANAVVVVSGLPGSGKSTLMERWSNAAPAIDPRAVRLACEAAMPDWLPYGVYRPWARLRHFQWLRRRIRRMSPLLVHDCGSRPWLRRWLARHSRREQRELHVVLLDVGVDEALTGQKARGRWAPPCVFARHQRGLDRLLRAVSGPDTAYPDDAVRPVPEPVAEAASMVLLDRISRKHVGAAVFGLLP
- a CDS encoding ion transporter; translated protein: MVDGTVAPKVHALVEGSRRVVDSGWFGVVVFSVIMANAAVLGVETYSGVVEDWHTELKALEHGFLAIFTAEILLRIVAHGDRPGDFFRDPWNLFDVAVVALAFLPVTRENATVLRLLRLARVLRAARFLPQIRVVITAIGKSLPGTLSFLLVGTLLLYVYAMVGWVFFADDDPEHYGSIGRAVLTLFLLITLDGLGDAVRAGLEISRWTIVYFASFVLLGSFVLVNLLIGVVINSLEEARAMEEAEKAEPPGPAPIGPTPEPLRARIAAARQALDDLEADLGTTRGACQCLAPADEDEGRRARVPGG
- a CDS encoding twin-arginine translocase TatA/TatE family subunit, translated to MLGISELALLLIVVIVVIGAKKLPELVRSMGKSARIFKSEAKAMASDDDSQRDRSGPRVIQAQPGDVISSRTTDTEPGSGSGGAGPR
- a CDS encoding TetR/AcrR family transcriptional regulator, which translates into the protein MTAVDKSDLTGRARLRDAALELFAEHGFEATSTRAVAAAAGLSPALVTRHFGSKEGLRAAVDEHVLDRIGKGLAELDPDVGLMESLGKASAQLFGADPVLRGYLRHILLEDSAASAQLFGRLLSGARAEVRRLSAEYGKQAPVAEWAPFQVLCLVLGPLLLERVMQPHHQEPMFDPQVLAQRSAANQRVLLQGFYGSLEDGAGG
- a CDS encoding acyltransferase family protein → MYTTDAGTYPSAVPPVHRLNWLDNLRIALTVLVVVHHAAQPYGPADWWYVEGQPHTPALTTLSAVDGSFFMSLFFFVSAVFQPGSYRRSGARRFLRSRLIRLGIPVVVGALTIVPGLMYAYYVHYRGYPPLSFPRYFTDIYLGLGEKPADWTGPSWPDLQFGHLWFIQNLLAYTVLYVVCSRAGRALRRLRRDTRIREQRPAPGHGTLLWLTAAIAAATFLIRLRYPLDTWIPLLDFLQIEPARVPQYAAFFILGVLAHRYDWLERFNACVGWTWLGSGLAGVAVLFLIGADADCFGPGGFNGPALAWAAYDSALCVTLCVGLLTLFREVVTGSSRLSAELAADSYAVYIAHVPLVVIVQYYLADRELPAVGAWATTSVLTTVVTFMLAGGLRRLPAFRKVL